CGGTGCGACCGGCGGAGGCACTTCGGCACGCCCATGGGATCAGCGTCTACGACTATCGGCTGTTGCGGCTGCTTGCGCGGGCTCCGCACCCGATGCGCAAGGCCATCGTGACGACCGCGCTGGACCTGCCGCCGCGAAGCCTCGATCACAGCGTCACCCGGCTCGCCGAACGCGGCTTCCTGCTCGTCCGAGGCGCTCGCACCGATCGGCGACTCGTGCTGACACCGGCAGGCACGCAGTTCCTGATCGAGGTGGTGGCTACCCTGCGCTCGGTCACCGACACGGCGGTCGGCGCAGACACCGCGCTGCGCCCCAGCGAACGGGCGGCGTTGGTGGCGTTGCTGGCGAGACTGCGGACGTGAACGGGCGCGCGGGCTCGGCGGGCTGGTAACGGTACGGTCGACCTCGGTGCCCTAGTCGGCGGTTCATGTCGATGGGCTGGTTGCTCGGAGGATGGACAGTCGTGGCGTGGAGTACCCGTCAGCTCGCCGAACTCGCCGGGACCAGCCTGCGGGCGGTGCGTCACTATCACACCGTCGGGTTGTTGGCCGAGCCCGAACGAGACTCCAACGGCTACAAGCGGTACGCCGTGGCGCATCTGGTGCGGCTGCTTCGGATCAAACGGTTGGCCGACCTCGGGTTCTCGCTGGCGCAGATCGCGAATCTGGCCGACACCGACGAACATCCCGAGCGGGAGATGCGCGCGTTGGACGCCGAGTTGGCCAAGAACATCGAACGGATGCAGGCGGTGCGCGCCGAACTTGCGGCCACACTGGAGAACTCGCCGCCGATCGACCTGCCCACCACGCTGGGTCTGTCCGCCGAGGACGTGCGGTTCAGCGAGGCCGATCGCTCGTTCATCGTCGTGCTGTCGAGGCTGGTCGACCCCGAGACTCTGGGCCCGTGGGCGGAGATGCTCACGGCCGCCGAGGACGAACTGTCGACGCTGCGCTCTGACGCCGACGAGGACACCCGGCAGCGGTTGGCGGAGCGGCTCGCCGAGCACCTCTACGATCTGATGATCGCTTTTCCGAGCATGGCGGACCTGAGCGAGGACAGCAGGCTCAAGAAGGAGAGTTCGGTGCAGGCGATCGGCGCCGCACTCGTCGACCTCTACAACCCGGCACAGATCGATGTGATGGTGCGGATGAACATAGCCCTCGCCGCGTTGCGCGAACCCGCTACCTCGGATGCGGCGACACCGGACGACGATCGCCCCGATACCGACGGCGGCTGATCTCCGGCCCCGTGCCCGCAGCGGCGAGGCCGCCGCGACTCAGTCCAGACCGGACAGGATCAAGACCCGGTCCTGGGTCAGGTCGTCCATCGCCGCCCGGACGCCCTCGCGGCCGATACCGGAGTCCTTCACTCCGCCGTAGGACACCTGGTCGGCCCGATAGGACGGGACGTCGCCGATGACCACCCCGCCCATGTCGAGCACCTCGCTCGCCCGGAATGCGGTGCGCAGGTCGTGGGTGAACACACCGGCCTGAAGGCCGAATCGGGACTCGTTGACCGCCGCGAACGCCCCATCGATCTCGTCGAAGTCCGCCACGGTCAGCACCGGGCCGAACACCTCCTCGGCCACCAACCGCTCCCCCGGCGGCACGTCCGCCACGATGGCCGGGGTGAGGGTGGCGCCGTCCCGGGCGCCACCGGTGAGCAACCGACCGCCTGCCGCGACCGCCTCGGTGATCCAGTCCTCGACGCGGCGGGCGGCGGGCTCGTTGATCAGCGGTCCGACCTCGGTGCGTTCGTCTGCGGGGTCGCCCAGAGTCAGGGCGCGCACCGCTGCGACAAGCAGCTCCGTGAAGCGTTCTCGCAGATCACGGTGCACAAGGACTCGTTGCACCGCGATGCAGGACTGGCCTGCCTGATACGTGGCGAAGGCGGCGATCCTTCGGGCGGCGCAGGCCAGATCCGCCTCCGACGACCAATCAGGACAGACGATCACGGCCGCGTTTCCGCCGAGTTCCAGGGTGACGTGCTTGCGCGGCACGGCGTCGCGGATCCGCCAGCCCACCGGGACCGAGCCGGTGAAGGACACCACGGGCAGCCGAGGGTCGGCGACCAGCTCCGGCATCCGATCGTCAGGCACCGGCAGCACCGACCAGCTGCCCTCGGGCAAACAGGCCTCGGCCAGCAGCTCCCCCAGTAGCAAGGCGGTCAACGGGGTGGCGGGAGCGGGTTTGACGATGATCGGGGCGCCGACCGCGAGTGCGGGCGCGAGCTTGTGCACCACCAGGTTGAGCGGGAAGTTGAACGGCGCGATACCGAGTACGGGGCCGCGCGGCACGCGGCGGGTCATCGCGATCCGGCCGACGCCGCCCGGATCGGTGTCGAGCCGTTGCAACTCGCCCGACCAGCGGCGGGCCTCCTCGGCGGCCCAGTCCAGCACGCCGGCGGCACGGGTGACCTCGATCCGCGACCAGCGCAGCGGTTTGCCGCTCTCGGCGGTGATCAGCGCGGCGATCTCATCGGCGCGACGGCGCAGTCCGGCGGCGGCGGCTCGCAGCGCATCGGCCCGGCGGTAGGCGGGTAGTGCGGCCGTCTCGGCGGTCGCGGCCTGGGCTGCGGCGACGGCGCGTTCGACGTCGGCGGTGTCGGGGACGGCCGCCACGCCAACCGGCGCGCCGTCGAACGGGTGGTACACCGGGAGGGTCTCGGTTCCGGTCACGGGTCGGCCCGCCACCCAGCAGGGTCGGATCGTGTCCATGTCAGCTCCTAGCGGGTGTCGATCACGGCCTGCCGCGTGCGCTGCCAGCGCCGATACAGCTCGTCGTAGCGGTGGGACCGCTCGGGATCGGGTTCGACGCCGGTCAGTCGTGGTGCCATCGCGGCCTGGGCGGATCGCAGGTCGGGATGCAGCCCGGCGGCCACGGTGGCCAGCAAAGCCGCGCCTCTGAGACTGACGTCGGCCTCGACGCAGACCGACAGCGGCCGACCCAGGACGTCGGCTCGCAACTGGGTCAGCGAGGGGGATTTGGCCGTGCCGCCCGCGAGAAGCACGGGCACACCGTCATCGGTGCCGCCGAGTGCCTCGACGGCGGAGCGGACGACGTAGGCGGCGGCCTCCTGGGCGGCGCGCACCACGTGGGCGGGTCCGTGTCGTTCGTGCATTCCCCACAGCGCGCCGCGTTCGGCGGGCTGCCAGTCGGGGAAGCGACTACCGGTGACGAGTGGCACCAGGGCGAGTCCGTCGCAGCCCGGCGGGATGTCGTCGTAGGCGGCGCCGAGTTCGGCGGTGGCCGTTGCCGGGTCGCCGAGGCCGAGTAGCGCGGTCCAATGGGCGACGCCCGCACCGGTCATGCCGGTGGCGCCGCCCAACGACCAGTGTGCGCCGTCCAGGTAGGGGTTGAGCACGCCCGCGCGGCCTGCCGCCTCGGCGGGGTCGGTGAGGATGCGGGTGAGGACATCGGTGCTGCCTGCGACGTCGACCACGGCGCCGGTCCGACTGCCGAGCACGGCAGCGGCTCCCACCGTTCCGTCGGGTCCGCCACAGGCGACGGGCAGTCCCTCGGGCAGCCCGGTCCGGCGAGCGGCGTCGGCGTGGACGTGGCCGACGAGGTCGGTGGCGGCGTGCTGTGGCGGGAAGCAGGTCGGGTCCAGGTCTGCGGCGGCGATCAGTTCGGCCGACCAGGTTCGGCGGTGGACGTCGGAGCCGAGGGTGTAGGCCGCGCTGGTGTGGTCGGTGGCGGCGACGCCGGTGAGTCGGCCGACCAGGAAGTCCTTGGGGCTCGACACGCAGCGAATTCGCTGATGCGCCCGGGGATCGGTGCGGCGCAGTGCGCGTAGGGCGGGGACCGCGCCGCCGGTGACGACCGGGCGCCCGGCGCGATACAGGGCGACTGCGGGATCAGCCCAGCCCTGGGTCACCTCGTCGGCGCCTGCGGTGTCGGCCCAGCCACCGCCGGGGGCCACGGGTTCGCCCGTGTCGTCGAGGGCCACGGTGCCGATGTGGCCCGCCACGGCCAGCGCCCGCAGGTCCTCGCTTGCCGCGTCGCCCTCGGTGCCCTCGGCGAACAGCGTGCGCAGCACGATCTGGAGGTCCGCCCAGAGCCGCAGGGCGTCGAAGGTGACCGCGCCCTGCCCGGGCGGGCGTTCCCGGCGGGCCTGGCGCAGGACTCGGCCGTCGGCGGTGACGACGGCCGCCCGCACCGCCGAGGTGCCCACGTCCACGGCGCAGACCACGGGGCGGGCGTCCACTCAGGCCTCCAGGCGGATCGACAACGGGAACTCGGGGCGGGCCCAGCTCTGCACGAACTCGACCGGGTTCGAGGAGTCGTCGTAGGTCTCGCGACGGGAGGCGATCAGCGGCGAGCCCTCGTCGACGCCGAGGATCCGGGCCTGTTCGGCGGTGGCCGCCGACGCGGAGACCTCCTGTTCGGCCCAGCGCAGCCGCAGGCCGCAGCGTTCCTGCAGCGTGCGGTACAGCGAGTCCCCCAGCAGCGGTTCCCTGGCCACCACCGGCGCCAGGGCGTAGGGCAGCCAGGATTCCTGCAGCGCGGCGGGGACGTCGTCGACGATGCGCAGCCGTACCAGCCGGACCGCTTCCTGTCGGTCCTTGAGTCGTAGTCGCGCCGCGATGTCCGACGGCGGGACGAGGGAGCCCTGTTCCCGGATGATGCTGCGCATCCGATCGTGCTCGGCGCCGACCTCCTCGGCGAAGGGGGCGAGTCGGTTCAGGCGGCGGGCCCGACTCCTGGGGTGGGTGACGAAGGTTCCCGCACCGCGCCTGCGTACCAGGAGTCGTTCGTCCTGGAGTTGGTCGACGGCCTGTCGCACGGTCATCCGGCTGACCCCGTACTGCTCGGCGAGCAGTGGCTCGCTGGGCAGGCGTTCGTCGGGTTTGAGTCCGCCCGAGGTGATCTGGGAGGCCAGGTCCTCGTAGATCAACTGGTACCTGGGAACACGGCTCACGGGGTGCCTCGTTTCCTCGTGCCGCCCCGATACGGCGCGCTGGCCGTCGGTCGGGGCGGGTTCGACATCATGATCCCCATCGTCGTGGGTGTCGCCTCGGCGACGGGATCCGCATCCATGATCAGATCGCGCCGTCGGCGCGGAGCCGGGCCAGGCGATCCGCCGAGAGTCCGAGCAGGTCGCGGTAGACGGTCTCGTTGTCCTCGCCGACGGTCGGTGGCGCCTTGCGGATGGAGCCGGGTGAGGCGCTGAGTTTGATCGGGATGCCGGGCAGCGTCAGTGGTCCCAGGGTGGGGTGTTCGACGTCGACGATCATGTCCCTGGCCGCGAGTTGCGGCGAGGCGAGGACCTCGTCGAGGTCGGCGACCTTGCCGAAGGGCACGCCCGCCTCGGTGAGGGCGGCGGCGATCTCCGGGCAGGTTCTGGGTCGGGTCCACTGCGCGACGGCGGCCTCCAGTTCGGCCACATGCCTCATCCGGCCCGGGACGTCGGCGAAGCGGGGATCCTCGGCGAGGTCGCCCCTGTCCATCACCGCGCAGAGGCGGGGGAACAGCGGGTCGGTGCCCGCGTGGATGTAGACGAAGCCGTCGGTGGCAGGGAAGACACTGGCCGGCGCGGTGAGTAGGTCTCGGGATCCGTTGCGGCGGGGTTGTTCGCCGAGCATGGCGTAGGCGCTGGGCCGGGTGCCGAGCATCGCGAACAGGGCGTCGAGCGATCCGACGTCGACGTGTTGGCCCTCTCCGGTGCGTTCCCGGTGCAGCAGGGCCAGCAGAGCGCCCATCGCTCCGTGGAAACCCGCGACGTAGTCGGCGACGTAGGTGCCGGTGAGGGTGGGTTCGCCCTCCGGCGAGCCGGTGAGGCTCATCAGTCCGGAGGCGGCCTGGGCTACGGCGTCGAACAGTGCGCGTTGCCGATCGGGCCCGGTCTGGCCGAAGCCGGAGATCGACACCAGGGTGATGTCGGGGCGCAGTTCGCGCAGCCGGTCGTAGGACAGCCCCATCTTCTCCATGGTGCCGGGGCGGTAGTTCTCCACGACGACGTCGCTGTGTCGGACGAGGTCCTCCAGCAGTCCGAGGGCGTCGGGGTGTCGGGTGTCGAGGGTGATGCCTCGTTTGTTGCGGTTGTAGACCATCGTGTAGACGCTCTCGCCCCGGTGGAAGGGCGCGTGTTTGCGCGCGTCCTCACCGCCGGGGCGCTCCAGTTTGATCACCTCGGCGCCCATGTCTCCGAGGATCTGCGCGCACAGCGGGCCTGCGATGAAACGGGACAGGTCCAGGACCCGGATGCCCGCGAGCGCGCCGGGCTCGGTTGCGGGGTGGCCGTCGGTTCCGGGGTGCCGGGCGGCCGTGTCGGCTGCGGCATCGTCGGTGCCCGCCCTCGGCAGGTCGGTGGGTTCGTCGGTCACGTCCTGCTCCTGCTCTTTCTCGACTGCGGCGGCTGTGGTCTCGGGTGGTCAGCCGTCCTCGGGATCGTGCGGCCGGAACGCCGGGTATGTCCAGGCGTTGACGTCGGGGTCGATCGGCACGTCCAGCAGGACGGGTCGGTCGCCGGCCAGTGCCTCGCCGACGCGCTTGGCGAGCACGTCGAGGTGGGTGACTCGTTCGCCTGCCACGCCCAGTCCCCTGGCGACGAGGCCGAAGTCGGAGAGTCCGAAGTCGACGCCGATGGTGCGGCCGTCGAAGTGCACGATCTGTTCCTGTCGGATGTTGCCGTAGCCCGCGTCGTTGAACACGACGATGCAGACGCGACCGCCGATTCGGCCGACGGTCTCCAGTTCGCCGAGGCTCATGCCCAGCGAGCCGTCGCCGACCAGCACGAGGACCGGTCGTTGCGGGTCGATCGCGGCGGCGGCGACTGCGGCGGGGACGGCGAAGCCCATGTTCCCGAAACCGACGGGCTTGATGTAGCTGTTGGTCTGTCGCACGTCCCAGAGGTAGGACCACACTCCGGGGTT
This Actinoalloteichus hymeniacidonis DNA region includes the following protein-coding sequences:
- a CDS encoding xylulokinase — encoded protein: MDARPVVCAVDVGTSAVRAAVVTADGRVLRQARRERPPGQGAVTFDALRLWADLQIVLRTLFAEGTEGDAASEDLRALAVAGHIGTVALDDTGEPVAPGGGWADTAGADEVTQGWADPAVALYRAGRPVVTGGAVPALRALRRTDPRAHQRIRCVSSPKDFLVGRLTGVAATDHTSAAYTLGSDVHRRTWSAELIAAADLDPTCFPPQHAATDLVGHVHADAARRTGLPEGLPVACGGPDGTVGAAAVLGSRTGAVVDVAGSTDVLTRILTDPAEAAGRAGVLNPYLDGAHWSLGGATGMTGAGVAHWTALLGLGDPATATAELGAAYDDIPPGCDGLALVPLVTGSRFPDWQPAERGALWGMHERHGPAHVVRAAQEAAAYVVRSAVEALGGTDDGVPVLLAGGTAKSPSLTQLRADVLGRPLSVCVEADVSLRGAALLATVAAGLHPDLRSAQAAMAPRLTGVEPDPERSHRYDELYRRWQRTRQAVIDTR
- a CDS encoding MarR family winged helix-turn-helix transcriptional regulator; protein product: MPRIHPSIPTRPAPTEQVPVILRASPGANEPWLVWEALLAAAQRWTVRPAEALRHAHGISVYDYRLLRLLARAPHPMRKAIVTTALDLPPRSLDHSVTRLAERGFLLVRGARTDRRLVLTPAGTQFLIEVVATLRSVTDTAVGADTALRPSERAALVALLARLRT
- a CDS encoding GntR family transcriptional regulator — encoded protein: MSRVPRYQLIYEDLASQITSGGLKPDERLPSEPLLAEQYGVSRMTVRQAVDQLQDERLLVRRRGAGTFVTHPRSRARRLNRLAPFAEEVGAEHDRMRSIIREQGSLVPPSDIAARLRLKDRQEAVRLVRLRIVDDVPAALQESWLPYALAPVVAREPLLGDSLYRTLQERCGLRLRWAEQEVSASAATAEQARILGVDEGSPLIASRRETYDDSSNPVEFVQSWARPEFPLSIRLEA
- a CDS encoding aldehyde dehydrogenase family protein, translated to MDTIRPCWVAGRPVTGTETLPVYHPFDGAPVGVAAVPDTADVERAVAAAQAATAETAALPAYRRADALRAAAAGLRRRADEIAALITAESGKPLRWSRIEVTRAAGVLDWAAEEARRWSGELQRLDTDPGGVGRIAMTRRVPRGPVLGIAPFNFPLNLVVHKLAPALAVGAPIIVKPAPATPLTALLLGELLAEACLPEGSWSVLPVPDDRMPELVADPRLPVVSFTGSVPVGWRIRDAVPRKHVTLELGGNAAVIVCPDWSSEADLACAARRIAAFATYQAGQSCIAVQRVLVHRDLRERFTELLVAAVRALTLGDPADERTEVGPLINEPAARRVEDWITEAVAAGGRLLTGGARDGATLTPAIVADVPPGERLVAEEVFGPVLTVADFDEIDGAFAAVNESRFGLQAGVFTHDLRTAFRASEVLDMGGVVIGDVPSYRADQVSYGGVKDSGIGREGVRAAMDDLTQDRVLILSGLD
- a CDS encoding CaiB/BaiF CoA transferase family protein, giving the protein MTDEPTDLPRAGTDDAAADTAARHPGTDGHPATEPGALAGIRVLDLSRFIAGPLCAQILGDMGAEVIKLERPGGEDARKHAPFHRGESVYTMVYNRNKRGITLDTRHPDALGLLEDLVRHSDVVVENYRPGTMEKMGLSYDRLRELRPDITLVSISGFGQTGPDRQRALFDAVAQAASGLMSLTGSPEGEPTLTGTYVADYVAGFHGAMGALLALLHRERTGEGQHVDVGSLDALFAMLGTRPSAYAMLGEQPRRNGSRDLLTAPASVFPATDGFVYIHAGTDPLFPRLCAVMDRGDLAEDPRFADVPGRMRHVAELEAAVAQWTRPRTCPEIAAALTEAGVPFGKVADLDEVLASPQLAARDMIVDVEHPTLGPLTLPGIPIKLSASPGSIRKAPPTVGEDNETVYRDLLGLSADRLARLRADGAI
- a CDS encoding helix-turn-helix domain-containing protein codes for the protein MAWSTRQLAELAGTSLRAVRHYHTVGLLAEPERDSNGYKRYAVAHLVRLLRIKRLADLGFSLAQIANLADTDEHPEREMRALDAELAKNIERMQAVRAELAATLENSPPIDLPTTLGLSAEDVRFSEADRSFIVVLSRLVDPETLGPWAEMLTAAEDELSTLRSDADEDTRQRLAERLAEHLYDLMIAFPSMADLSEDSRLKKESSVQAIGAALVDLYNPAQIDVMVRMNIALAALREPATSDAATPDDDRPDTDGG